A window of Flavobacterium flavigenum contains these coding sequences:
- a CDS encoding OmpA family protein encodes MKHLNKLFVAVLMAMGLNAHAQDSNNPWAISFGVNAVDTRTSSGSGSGFFDQHFSQPFGVKDNWNILPSLSYIGVSRYVGSGFSLGLQGSVNKIDKYVVFDPSSPDHDSRGNVVYNPGDLMYYGIDATIKYSFQELIKSKVIDPSLSVGGGYTFFGDSSYGTVNPGIGLTFWFTDAIGLELASRYKWAVGGDRDTNGEPDAPSHFQHTAGLVFKFGGKDTDGDGVYDKDDACPDVAGLKQFNGCPDTDGDGIVDASDACPDVFGLAALNGCPDTDGDGIADKDDACPDVAGLAALKGCPDADGDGVADKDDKCPNEAGPKENGGCPFLDADKDGVLDKDDDCPTVAGPASNRGCPEVTTEALEELKVQARAVYFNSGKATFKTGDKETLARLDAIKEILKNYPNAKFSIEGHTDSDGSDKLNQKLSEDRAAAVMNALIERGISVDNLVSKGFGESQPVASNKTPAGKAQNRRTEIKHIGSKYEGKL; translated from the coding sequence ATGAAACATCTTAACAAACTTTTTGTTGCTGTATTAATGGCGATGGGTTTAAATGCTCACGCACAGGACAGTAACAATCCATGGGCTATCTCTTTTGGGGTTAATGCCGTTGATACCAGAACAAGCTCTGGTTCAGGAAGTGGTTTCTTTGATCAACACTTTTCTCAGCCATTCGGTGTTAAAGACAACTGGAATATTCTTCCTTCTTTATCTTACATTGGTGTATCTAGATACGTTGGAAGTGGTTTTTCTCTTGGTTTACAAGGTTCTGTAAACAAAATTGATAAATATGTTGTATTTGATCCATCAAGTCCAGATCATGACTCAAGAGGAAATGTTGTTTACAATCCAGGAGATTTAATGTACTACGGAATTGATGCTACTATTAAATATAGCTTCCAGGAATTAATTAAATCTAAAGTAATTGATCCTTCGTTATCTGTTGGTGGAGGCTATACTTTCTTTGGTGATAGCAGTTATGGTACTGTGAATCCAGGTATTGGTTTAACTTTTTGGTTTACAGATGCTATTGGTCTTGAACTTGCTTCAAGATATAAATGGGCTGTAGGCGGTGATAGAGATACAAATGGTGAGCCAGATGCTCCATCTCACTTCCAGCATACTGCAGGTTTAGTTTTCAAATTCGGAGGTAAAGATACTGACGGTGACGGAGTTTACGATAAAGATGACGCTTGTCCGGATGTTGCTGGTTTGAAACAATTCAACGGTTGTCCTGATACTGACGGAGACGGAATTGTTGATGCTTCTGATGCTTGTCCAGATGTATTTGGTCTAGCTGCATTAAACGGATGTCCTGATACAGACGGAGACGGAATTGCTGATAAAGATGACGCTTGTCCGGATGTTGCTGGTTTAGCTGCTTTAAAAGGTTGTCCTGATGCTGACGGTGACGGAGTTGCTGATAAAGATGATAAATGTCCTAATGAGGCTGGTCCGAAAGAAAACGGTGGTTGTCCTTTCTTAGATGCTGATAAAGATGGAGTTTTAGATAAAGATGACGATTGTCCTACTGTAGCTGGTCCAGCTAGTAACAGAGGTTGTCCTGAAGTAACTACTGAAGCATTAGAAGAACTTAAAGTTCAGGCAAGAGCTGTTTACTTTAACTCAGGTAAAGCTACATTCAAAACAGGAGATAAAGAAACTCTTGCAAGATTAGATGCAATTAAAGAAATCCTTAAAAACTATCCTAACGCGAAATTCAGTATTGAAGGTCATACAGATAGTGATGGTTCTGACAAATTGAATCAAAAACTTTCTGAAGACAGAGCTGCAGCTGTTATGAATGCATTAATCGAAAGAGGAATTAGCGTTGATAACTTAGTTTCTAAAGGTTTTGGTGAGTCTCAGCCAGTTGCAAGTAATAAAACTCCAGCAGGTAAAGCTCAAAACAGAAGAACTGAAATCAAACATATTGGTTCTAAATACGAAGGTAAACTATAA
- a CDS encoding TraR/DksA family transcriptional regulator, producing MIDEITRYSDADLAEFKEIIQAKIKKAQEDLDLIKSAYMNDLNNGTDDTSPTFKAFEEGSETMSKEANSQLAIRQEKFIRDLKNALFRVENKTYGICKVTGKLIGKERLKIVPHATMSIEAKNLQR from the coding sequence ATGATAGATGAAATTACAAGATACTCTGATGCAGATTTAGCAGAGTTCAAAGAAATAATCCAGGCAAAAATTAAAAAAGCACAAGAAGATCTTGATTTGATCAAAAGTGCCTATATGAACGATTTGAATAACGGAACTGACGATACTTCTCCAACATTTAAAGCTTTTGAAGAAGGTAGTGAGACCATGTCAAAAGAAGCAAACTCTCAGTTGGCTATCAGACAAGAGAAATTCATTCGTGACTTAAAAAATGCCTTATTCCGTGTTGAAAATAAAACATACGGTATCTGTAAAGTAACAGGTAAATTAATTGGAAAAGAAAGACTTAAAATCGTGCCTCATGCAACAATGAGTATCGAAGCTAAAAACCTGCAACGATAA
- the ileS gene encoding isoleucine--tRNA ligase yields MSTKFTEYKGLDLPTVASEVLDFWKKENIFEKSVTTREGAEPYVFFEGPPSANGLPGIHHVMARAIKDIFCRYKTQKGFQVKRKAGWDTHGLPVELGTEKELGITKEDIGKTISIEEYNEACKKTVMRYTDVWNDLTEKMGYWVDMEDPYVTYKPKYMESVWWLLKQIYDKGLLYKGYTIQPYSPKAGTGLSSHEVNQPGAYRDVTDTTIVAQFKTLPETLPSFLQGFGDIHILAWTTTPWTLPSNTALTVGLKIDYVLVKTFNQYTFEPINVVLAKNLVGKQFGKGFFLSEDDADFDNVKNGDKKLPYKILTEAKGADLVEIRYEQLLPYVLPYENAENAFRVISGDFVTTEDGTGVVHTAPTFGADDAKVAKEAKPEVPPMLVLDEDGNAVPLVDLQGKFTSHLGDLAGKYVKNEYYDAGQAPEKSVDVEIAIRLKEENKAFKVEKYVHSYPHSWRTDEPLLYYPLDSWFIKVTDVKDRMFDLNETINWKPKSTGEGRFGNWLKNANDWNLSRSRYWGIPLPIWRTEDKKEEVLIGSVEELYNAIEKSIEAGFQKENPFKGFEIGNMSESNYDLIDLHKNVVDEITLVSASGKPMKRESDLIDVWFDSGAMPYAQWHYPFENKDKIDENKDFPANFIAEGVDQTRGWFYTLHAIGTLVFDKVAYKNVVSNGLVLDKNGQKMSKRLGNATDPFETIAEYGPDATRWYMISNANPWDNLKFDIEGIAEVRRKFFGTLYNTYSFFSLYANIDGFKYAEAEIPLNERPEIDQWIISELHTLIKFVDECYEDYEPTKATRAISDFVQENLSNWYVRLCRRRFWKGEYAKDKIAAYQTLYTCLLTISKLSAPVAPFFMDKLYRDLTASTGTEDFASVHLAEFPKFVENFVNKTLESKMQKAQTISSLVLSLRKKEMIKVRQPLQKVMIPVLDEKQRAEIEAISDLVKAEVNVKEIELLDDASGILVKQIKPNFKALGPRFGKDIGLISKEIQGFSAGQINQLDKQGTLDIVIAGNNVTLSLEDVEITSQDIEGWLVANSNGITVALDITISEELKNEGIARELVNRIQNIRKDSGFEVTDKIKVQIKRDSILEEAVSKNADYIKSETLTYELVFADALENGTEIEFDDIRTMILISK; encoded by the coding sequence ATGAGTACAAAATTTACTGAATACAAAGGACTTGACTTGCCAACCGTAGCGTCTGAAGTTCTTGATTTTTGGAAGAAAGAAAATATATTTGAAAAGAGTGTAACAACCCGCGAAGGTGCTGAGCCTTATGTGTTTTTTGAAGGTCCGCCTTCAGCAAACGGATTACCAGGAATTCACCACGTAATGGCGCGTGCGATTAAAGATATTTTTTGCAGATATAAAACTCAAAAAGGTTTTCAGGTTAAAAGAAAAGCCGGATGGGATACTCACGGCTTGCCTGTAGAATTGGGTACTGAGAAAGAATTAGGAATTACAAAAGAAGATATTGGTAAAACGATTTCAATCGAAGAATATAACGAAGCGTGTAAAAAAACCGTTATGCGTTATACAGACGTATGGAATGATTTGACCGAAAAAATGGGATATTGGGTTGATATGGAAGATCCGTATGTGACTTATAAACCAAAATACATGGAATCGGTTTGGTGGCTTTTGAAACAAATCTACGATAAAGGTTTGTTGTACAAAGGATATACCATTCAGCCATATTCTCCAAAAGCCGGAACTGGATTGTCTTCTCACGAAGTAAATCAGCCGGGCGCTTACCGTGATGTTACGGATACTACAATTGTGGCACAGTTTAAAACATTGCCGGAAACGTTGCCTTCATTTTTACAAGGTTTTGGTGATATCCACATTTTAGCCTGGACGACAACTCCTTGGACACTTCCATCAAATACAGCTTTGACAGTTGGGCTAAAAATCGATTATGTTTTAGTAAAAACGTTCAATCAATATACTTTTGAGCCAATCAATGTTGTTTTGGCCAAAAACTTAGTTGGAAAACAATTCGGAAAAGGATTTTTCTTAAGTGAAGATGATGCTGATTTTGACAACGTGAAAAATGGCGACAAAAAACTTCCGTATAAAATCTTAACCGAAGCAAAAGGAGCTGATTTAGTAGAAATCCGTTACGAGCAATTGTTGCCTTATGTATTACCATACGAAAATGCTGAAAATGCATTCAGAGTAATTTCAGGTGATTTCGTTACAACTGAAGATGGAACAGGAGTAGTTCATACAGCGCCGACTTTTGGTGCAGATGATGCTAAAGTAGCAAAAGAAGCAAAACCTGAAGTTCCGCCAATGTTGGTTTTGGATGAAGATGGAAATGCAGTTCCATTAGTAGATTTACAAGGAAAATTCACTTCTCATTTAGGTGATTTGGCTGGTAAATACGTGAAAAACGAATATTACGATGCAGGACAAGCTCCGGAGAAATCTGTAGATGTTGAAATCGCTATTCGATTAAAAGAAGAAAATAAAGCCTTTAAGGTTGAAAAATACGTACATAGTTATCCACACAGTTGGAGAACTGATGAGCCGTTATTATATTATCCACTAGATTCATGGTTTATTAAAGTAACCGATGTAAAAGATAGAATGTTCGACCTGAACGAAACTATCAATTGGAAACCTAAGTCTACTGGTGAAGGACGTTTTGGAAATTGGCTTAAAAATGCCAACGACTGGAACTTATCTCGTTCTAGATATTGGGGAATTCCGTTGCCAATTTGGAGAACTGAAGATAAAAAAGAAGAAGTTCTTATTGGTTCTGTTGAAGAATTGTACAATGCGATCGAGAAATCTATCGAAGCTGGTTTTCAAAAAGAAAATCCGTTTAAAGGTTTTGAAATCGGAAACATGTCTGAATCCAATTATGATTTAATTGATTTGCACAAGAATGTTGTGGATGAAATTACTTTAGTTTCTGCTTCTGGAAAACCAATGAAGCGCGAAAGTGATCTAATCGACGTTTGGTTTGATTCTGGAGCAATGCCTTATGCACAATGGCATTATCCATTTGAAAATAAAGACAAAATTGATGAGAATAAAGATTTTCCGGCTAATTTTATTGCAGAAGGAGTAGATCAGACTCGTGGATGGTTTTATACCTTACACGCGATCGGAACTTTGGTTTTTGATAAAGTAGCCTACAAAAATGTTGTTTCAAACGGTTTGGTGTTAGACAAAAACGGACAGAAAATGTCTAAACGTCTAGGGAATGCAACAGATCCTTTTGAAACAATCGCAGAATACGGTCCCGATGCTACGCGCTGGTATATGATTTCTAATGCAAATCCGTGGGATAACCTGAAGTTTGATATCGAAGGAATTGCTGAGGTTCGCCGTAAATTCTTCGGTACACTGTACAACACGTATTCGTTCTTCTCGTTATATGCTAATATCGATGGATTTAAATATGCAGAAGCGGAAATTCCGTTAAACGAAAGACCGGAAATCGACCAGTGGATTATTTCTGAATTACATACATTAATAAAATTTGTTGATGAATGTTATGAGGATTATGAGCCAACAAAAGCTACAAGAGCTATTTCTGATTTCGTTCAGGAAAACTTAAGTAACTGGTACGTTCGTTTATGCCGTCGTCGTTTTTGGAAAGGAGAATATGCTAAAGATAAAATCGCTGCTTACCAAACGCTTTATACTTGTTTGCTTACCATCAGTAAATTAAGCGCTCCGGTTGCTCCATTTTTTATGGATAAATTGTATCGGGATTTAACTGCGTCGACGGGAACCGAGGATTTTGCTAGTGTTCACTTGGCTGAATTCCCAAAATTTGTCGAAAACTTTGTTAATAAAACGTTGGAAAGCAAAATGCAGAAGGCGCAAACCATCTCGTCTTTGGTTTTATCACTACGTAAAAAAGAGATGATAAAAGTACGTCAACCGCTGCAAAAGGTAATGATTCCGGTACTTGACGAGAAACAGCGTGCTGAAATAGAGGCGATTTCTGACTTGGTAAAAGCGGAGGTAAATGTAAAAGAAATTGAACTTTTAGATGATGCTTCAGGTATTTTAGTAAAACAAATCAAACCTAATTTTAAAGCATTAGGGCCACGTTTTGGTAAAGATATAGGGTTGATTTCTAAGGAGATACAAGGTTTTTCTGCAGGGCAGATCAATCAGCTGGACAAGCAGGGAACGCTGGATATTGTTATTGCAGGAAATAATGTAACTTTATCCTTAGAAGACGTCGAAATAACATCGCAGGATATCGAAGGATGGCTGGTTGCAAATTCAAACGGAATTACAGTCGCGCTTGACATCACAATATCTGAAGAGTTGAAAAATGAAGGTATCGCGAGAGAATTAGTAAACAGAATTCAGAATATCCGTAAAGATTCAGGATTTGAAGTTACTGATAAGATCAAAGTACAAATAAAAAGAGACAGTATTTTAGAAGAAGCTGTTTCAAAAAACGCAGATTATATTAAATCTGAAACATTAACATACGAACTGGTTTTTGCTGACGCTTTAGAAAACGGCACAGAAATTGAGTTTGATGACATTAGAACAATGATATTAATTTCAAAATAG
- the kbl gene encoding glycine C-acetyltransferase — protein sequence MYGKIKEHLQNELQSIEENGIFKKERIITSAQDAEITISTGEKVLNFCANNYLGLSSHPEVIQAAKNAMDTHGFGMSSVRFICGTQDIHKTLEKKIADFYGTEDTILYAAAFDANGGVFEPLLGENDAIISDSLNHASIIDGVRLCKAARYRYENSDMADLEQQLIKANEAGARFKLIVTDGVFSMDGLVAPLDEICDLADKYDAMVMVDECHAAGFIGATGKGTLEAKGVMGRVDIITGTLGKALGGAMGGYTTAKKEIIELLRQRSRPYLFSNSLAPAIVGASIKVFELLEKDTSLRDKLAWNTSYFKDGMKKAGFDIIDGDSAIVPVMLYDAKLSQNMADELLKKGIYVIGFFFPVVPKGKARIRVQLSAAHTKEHLDRAIEAFEFVGKMLKVI from the coding sequence ATGTACGGAAAAATTAAAGAGCATCTACAAAATGAGCTCCAGTCAATTGAAGAAAACGGGATTTTTAAAAAAGAACGTATTATAACCTCTGCTCAGGATGCAGAAATTACTATTTCTACAGGAGAAAAGGTTTTGAATTTTTGTGCTAATAATTATTTAGGACTTTCATCGCATCCTGAAGTTATTCAGGCAGCAAAGAATGCAATGGATACACACGGTTTTGGGATGTCATCTGTTCGCTTTATCTGCGGAACACAGGATATTCATAAAACTTTAGAGAAAAAGATTGCAGATTTTTATGGTACAGAAGATACTATTCTTTATGCAGCCGCTTTTGATGCTAATGGAGGAGTTTTTGAACCCTTATTAGGAGAAAATGATGCTATAATCTCAGATAGTCTGAATCATGCCTCGATTATTGATGGGGTGCGTTTATGCAAAGCTGCACGTTATCGTTATGAAAATAGTGATATGGCAGATTTAGAACAGCAATTGATTAAGGCTAATGAAGCTGGGGCACGTTTTAAATTAATTGTTACAGATGGTGTTTTTTCTATGGACGGACTTGTAGCGCCACTGGATGAAATTTGTGACCTTGCAGATAAATATGATGCAATGGTGATGGTGGATGAATGTCATGCAGCCGGATTCATTGGAGCAACAGGAAAAGGAACCCTTGAAGCAAAAGGAGTAATGGGAAGAGTTGATATCATAACGGGAACCCTCGGTAAAGCCCTTGGAGGTGCAATGGGAGGATATACTACTGCCAAAAAAGAAATCATTGAATTGCTGCGTCAGCGTTCACGACCATATTTGTTTTCAAATTCTTTAGCTCCGGCAATAGTAGGCGCTTCTATTAAAGTTTTTGAGCTCCTGGAAAAAGATACATCTTTAAGAGATAAATTAGCCTGGAATACCAGTTACTTTAAAGATGGAATGAAAAAAGCAGGTTTTGATATTATAGATGGGGATTCAGCCATTGTTCCTGTTATGTTGTATGATGCAAAATTATCCCAAAATATGGCTGATGAGCTTCTAAAAAAAGGAATATATGTAATTGGCTTCTTTTTTCCTGTAGTTCCTAAGGGGAAAGCACGAATTAGAGTGCAGTTATCCGCAGCCCATACTAAAGAACATTTAGACAGAGCAATAGAAGCATTTGAGTTTGTAGGGAAAATGTTAAAAGTTATATAA
- a CDS encoding lipoprotein signal peptidase — protein MSLRKAYLLIFIILLIDQVSKIYVKTNFILGEEVTIFNWFKIHFIENEGMAWGTKIPGEYGKLILTVFRIFAVFGIGYWLYDSVKKHASTYLVVAIALIFAGAAGNILDSVFYGVIFDSSYNNLATPFSPEPYGTWFHGLVVDMFYFPIWKGDLPNWIPFFGGKRFEFFNAIFNVADVAISTGVGILLVFNKRAFPKH, from the coding sequence ATGTCATTAAGAAAAGCATATCTCCTTATATTTATAATATTATTAATTGATCAGGTTTCTAAAATCTATGTAAAAACAAATTTTATTTTAGGTGAAGAGGTTACAATTTTCAATTGGTTTAAAATACATTTCATAGAAAATGAAGGGATGGCATGGGGTACTAAAATACCTGGTGAATACGGGAAATTAATTTTGACTGTATTTAGGATTTTTGCCGTTTTCGGGATTGGATACTGGTTATACGATTCTGTAAAAAAACATGCGTCGACTTATTTAGTTGTGGCCATTGCACTTATTTTTGCAGGAGCAGCGGGAAATATTCTGGATTCTGTTTTTTATGGTGTTATTTTTGACAGCAGTTATAACAATTTAGCGACTCCTTTTTCTCCTGAGCCTTATGGTACCTGGTTTCATGGTTTAGTGGTAGACATGTTTTATTTTCCCATCTGGAAAGGTGATTTGCCTAATTGGATACCTTTTTTTGGAGGAAAGCGATTTGAGTTTTTTAATGCTATTTTTAATGTTGCCGATGTAGCCATTTCTACAGGTGTAGGTATTTTGCTTGTTTTTAATAAAAGAGCATTTCCAAAACATTGA
- a CDS encoding UvrD-helicase domain-containing protein, with amino-acid sequence MQSPSFSIYDASAGSGKTYTLVKEYLKIILSSPKNDAYRNILAITFTNKAVHEMKGRIVGSLSEFAKDEPSAKAIDLMEDLSRETGLSVIKIKTKSQNIIKHLIHNYAAFDISTIDKFTHKVIRAFAHDLNLPMTFEVTLDTENLLIEAVDAIIAQAGKDETLTKLLIDFTMEKTDDDKSWDVSREILETGRLVLNENNRNEIIHFNDKTIEEFVVIKKKMQGLCEELESENEQLATEALSLIDKNGIDLKSFSRGTFPNHLESIRDGKFNPKNKTFHQFEDIAINKTASDRVLIENIIPQLLLILGKVYKNFEKRDFYKAFLKNITPLSLLNTVSNELAKIQSEQNVLSISEFNAIIHREIQNQPAPFIYERLGERYRHFFIDEFQDTSEMQWQNLIPLIDNALSGQDDLGNKGTLMIVGDPKQSIYRWRGGKAEQFIELSKDLNPFSNPDKSIKHLDTNYRSYSEVIDFNNAFFKLISAEFSNADYKNLYENHSFQNANSKKGGYVNISFLPVIEKNDFADEEEAIEKSDLYVLATLNTIQKVLREGFEYKDIVILTRKRDQGIAIANYLTEQNVPLLSSETLMIQNATQVRLIIHLLKYLNNNIDLEAKANFLHFLGNAKEIEMPIHDFIAEGMNQKAEDDFEKWLLSFDVSLSFENIRKKSLYEAVEIIISKFISPAEGNAYVQYFLDIVLERDIRNQAGIADFLAYWDKNGEKFSIPSPEGNNAVRIMTIHKSKGLEFPVVIMPFAEEDYNRKPKDKLWLDTEEADLGVPKALIDNSSAVESFGENASAVFNLKKQEELLDNINVLYVALTRAEEQLYVISQSLKERKDGEFPSNMASFFIKFLIDKGIYDSDKMEYEFGNSKKLSTSDKTLTVLKTIPVVSEVLNPKNIKIAQREALMWGTHQQEAISYGNIVHEILAFVKDKSDIELALTKAIEIGLITQDQKEIVAKTLFEIVNHPEISNCFNEQNTVLNEHTIVQKEGKILKPDRIVLTKDMEAYLLDYKTGAKNPKYVHQIQEYQNAIEDLGYKVLKRTLVYIGAEIDVVNL; translated from the coding sequence ATGCAAAGCCCGTCTTTCTCAATTTATGATGCGTCTGCAGGTTCCGGAAAAACCTATACTTTAGTTAAGGAATATCTTAAAATCATTCTTTCTTCACCTAAAAATGATGCTTATCGGAATATCCTTGCGATAACATTTACGAATAAGGCAGTCCATGAAATGAAAGGCCGGATTGTTGGAAGTTTATCTGAATTTGCCAAAGACGAGCCTTCAGCAAAAGCCATAGATTTAATGGAAGATTTGTCGCGGGAAACAGGACTTTCTGTAATTAAAATCAAAACAAAATCTCAAAATATTATCAAGCATCTTATTCATAATTATGCTGCTTTTGATATCTCTACCATTGATAAATTTACGCATAAAGTAATCCGGGCATTTGCACATGATTTAAATCTGCCCATGACTTTTGAGGTCACCCTGGATACCGAAAATTTATTGATAGAAGCTGTTGATGCGATTATTGCGCAGGCGGGTAAGGATGAAACACTCACTAAATTGCTGATCGATTTTACGATGGAAAAGACCGATGACGATAAAAGCTGGGATGTTTCGCGTGAAATCCTTGAAACAGGTCGTTTGGTTTTGAATGAAAATAATCGAAATGAAATTATTCATTTTAATGATAAAACGATTGAAGAATTTGTTGTCATTAAAAAGAAAATGCAGGGCTTGTGCGAGGAATTGGAATCAGAAAATGAACAATTAGCTACTGAAGCACTTTCTTTAATCGATAAAAACGGAATTGACTTAAAATCTTTTTCCCGTGGAACCTTTCCAAATCATTTAGAAAGTATTCGTGACGGTAAATTCAATCCAAAAAATAAGACCTTTCATCAATTTGAAGATATTGCAATTAATAAGACGGCAAGTGACAGGGTTTTGATTGAAAATATTATTCCGCAATTGCTTCTGATATTAGGCAAAGTCTATAAAAATTTCGAAAAAAGGGATTTCTACAAGGCTTTTCTAAAAAATATTACACCACTTTCTTTATTGAACACAGTCAGTAATGAACTGGCTAAAATTCAATCGGAACAAAATGTATTGTCAATTTCAGAATTCAATGCGATTATTCATCGCGAAATTCAAAACCAGCCTGCGCCATTTATTTATGAACGTCTGGGAGAACGATATCGTCATTTTTTTATAGATGAATTTCAGGACACTTCAGAGATGCAATGGCAAAATTTAATTCCGCTTATAGATAATGCACTTTCAGGACAGGATGATTTAGGCAATAAAGGAACTCTGATGATTGTTGGGGATCCAAAGCAATCAATTTATCGCTGGAGAGGAGGAAAGGCAGAGCAATTTATTGAGTTAAGTAAAGATTTAAATCCGTTTAGTAACCCCGATAAATCTATAAAACATTTAGATACCAATTATCGAAGTTACAGTGAAGTAATTGATTTTAATAATGCTTTTTTTAAATTAATTTCTGCTGAATTTTCAAATGCGGATTATAAAAATTTATACGAAAATCATAGTTTTCAGAATGCAAACTCTAAAAAAGGAGGCTATGTAAATATTTCTTTTCTGCCTGTAATCGAAAAAAATGATTTTGCAGATGAAGAAGAAGCGATTGAAAAGTCAGATTTGTATGTTCTGGCAACTTTAAATACAATTCAGAAAGTCCTTCGCGAAGGTTTTGAATATAAAGATATAGTAATTTTGACCCGTAAAAGGGATCAGGGAATCGCTATTGCAAATTATCTGACAGAACAAAATGTTCCGCTTTTGTCATCAGAAACATTGATGATTCAAAATGCTACTCAAGTGAGGCTGATCATCCATTTGCTGAAGTATCTTAATAATAATATTGATTTGGAGGCAAAAGCAAATTTTCTCCATTTTCTGGGAAATGCAAAGGAGATTGAAATGCCAATTCATGATTTTATTGCAGAAGGAATGAATCAGAAAGCTGAAGATGATTTTGAAAAATGGCTTTTAAGCTTTGATGTTTCTCTTTCTTTTGAAAATATTCGAAAAAAATCACTTTATGAAGCAGTAGAAATTATCATATCTAAATTTATTTCTCCTGCTGAAGGAAATGCATATGTGCAATATTTTCTTGATATTGTTCTGGAGCGTGATATCCGTAATCAGGCAGGAATAGCTGATTTTCTGGCTTATTGGGATAAGAATGGAGAAAAATTTAGTATTCCGTCTCCCGAAGGAAATAATGCAGTTCGTATTATGACAATTCATAAATCTAAAGGTTTAGAATTTCCTGTTGTAATTATGCCTTTTGCAGAAGAAGATTATAACAGAAAACCCAAAGATAAACTCTGGCTGGATACTGAAGAAGCTGATTTAGGTGTTCCGAAAGCTCTCATTGATAATAGTAGTGCTGTAGAAAGTTTTGGAGAAAATGCTTCTGCTGTTTTTAATTTAAAAAAACAAGAGGAGTTATTGGATAATATTAATGTTTTGTATGTAGCATTAACAAGGGCAGAAGAGCAGTTGTATGTTATTTCTCAATCGCTGAAAGAAAGAAAAGATGGAGAATTTCCAAGCAATATGGCTTCATTTTTTATTAAATTTTTAATCGATAAAGGAATTTATGATTCTGATAAAATGGAATATGAATTTGGAAATTCAAAGAAGCTTTCCACCTCTGATAAAACACTGACTGTGTTGAAAACAATTCCGGTTGTTTCGGAAGTTTTAAATCCGAAAAATATTAAAATTGCTCAGCGTGAAGCCTTAATGTGGGGTACACACCAGCAAGAGGCGATTTCATATGGTAATATTGTGCATGAGATTTTAGCTTTCGTGAAAGATAAGTCAGATATTGAATTAGCGCTTACAAAGGCAATTGAAATTGGATTGATAACACAAGATCAAAAAGAAATTGTTGCTAAAACACTATTTGAAATCGTAAATCATCCAGAGATAAGTAATTGTTTTAATGAACAAAATACGGTGTTAAATGAGCATACAATTGTTCAAAAGGAGGGGAAAATCTTAAAACCGGACAGAATTGTGTTGACAAAGGATATGGAAGCTTATTTGCTGGATTATAAAACCGGAGCTAAAAATCCTAAATATGTACATCAAATTCAGGAATATCAAAATGCAATTGAAGATTTAGGATACAAAGTGTTAAAAAGAACCTTGGTATATATAGGTGCTGAAATTGATGTGGTAAATTTGTGA
- a CDS encoding T9SS type A sorting domain-containing protein, with translation MITKEFGVWKTVTYDFKIAMFLTPTTSVTMAVNFVAGSMMDGAVIYFDNVVIAKKSTLGIADFNKKANPIEDVSEDVIKLANDFKNSSYTVYSLDGKAVKKSINNSSDIIEISGLTKGVYLLKLNTISTSVKFIKK, from the coding sequence ATGATAACTAAGGAGTTTGGAGTATGGAAAACTGTTACTTATGATTTTAAGATAGCAATGTTTCTAACACCAACTACATCTGTGACAATGGCAGTTAATTTTGTTGCAGGATCAATGATGGATGGTGCTGTGATATACTTTGATAATGTTGTTATTGCGAAAAAAAGCACTTTAGGAATTGCTGATTTTAACAAAAAAGCTAATCCAATTGAAGATGTATCTGAAGATGTAATAAAATTAGCTAATGATTTTAAAAATTCTTCTTACACCGTATATTCTTTAGACGGAAAAGCAGTTAAAAAATCCATCAATAACTCATCTGACATTATTGAAATTTCAGGATTAACCAAAGGCGTTTATCTTTTAAAATTGAATACTATAAGTACTTCGGTTAAATTCATAAAAAAATAA